A stretch of the Erpetoichthys calabaricus chromosome 3, fErpCal1.3, whole genome shotgun sequence genome encodes the following:
- the LOC127526946 gene encoding trace amine-associated receptor 13c-like, whose protein sequence is MQDGLIDHVEYFCYYPGNVSCTKEIRTPSASVLLYIVAGVSVVVTFCGNLVVIISISHFNQLHTPTNLLVLSLAVADFFVGVFVMPIIIIQSIETCWYFGELFCFIYTFFLALLTTVSMINLAVIAIDRYIAICHPLTYSNKITVQIGVMAVAAIWISSVTYSGTMILSGGNTEGVIGVDPCPGDCAFVFNSTWATIDLIYSFLLPFFIMTTLYAKIFLIAKRHAKTISTQQRNSFGKNKNISKKSERKAAKTLGIVVTVFILCWLPFYVCSLLNQFMNLAVPSAVAWACLWIAYVNSGINPIIYALFYPWFRKSFKLLITCKICSPESSLISLMSEH, encoded by the coding sequence ATGCAAGACGGGCTAATCGATCACGTGGAGTATTTTTGTTACTATCCAGGCAATGTCTCCTGCACAAAAGAAATTCGAACGCCTTCTGCTTCAGTGCTGCTTTACATTGTGGCGGGCGTTTCGGTAGTAGTAACATTTTGTGGAAATTTAGTGGTAATTATTTCTATATCTCATTTCAATCAACTTCATACACCAACAAATCTCTTAGTACTGTCTTTGGCCGTAGCAGATTTTTTTGTTGGCGTATTTGTTATGCCCATCATTATCATTCAGTCCATAGAAACATGTTGGTATTTTGgtgaattattttgctttatatatacaTTCTTCCTTGCTCTTTTAACTACAGTTTCGATGATTAATTTGGCTGTGATTGCTATTGACCGATACATCGCTATTTGCCATCCGTTAACATATTCGAATAAAATAACGGTTCAAATCGGCGTTATGGCTGTTGCAGCAATCTGGATTTCAAGCGTCACATATAGCGGCACAATGATACTTTCTGGTGGAAATACTGAAGGAGTTATTGGAGTAGATCCTTGTCCAGGTGACTGTGCTTTTGTGTTCAATTCTACATGGGCTACGATAGATCTTATATATTCGTTTCTTCTACCTTTTTTTATAATGACAACTCTTTATGCGAAGATTTTTCTAATTGCCAAACGACATGCAAAAACAATTTCTACTCAGCAAAGGAAttcttttggaaaaaataagaatatttctAAAAAATCGGAAAGAAAGGCAGCAAAAACGTTAGGTATAGTGGTCactgtttttattctgtgttGGCTACCATTCTACGTGTGTTCTCTACTAAATCAGTTCATGAATTTAGCGGTACCTTCTGCAGTAGCCTGGGCATGCTTATGGATAGCATATGTTAACTCTGGAATTAATCCAATCATATATGCTCTGTTCTACCCCTGGTTTAGAAAATCATTTAAACTTTTAATAACGTGTAAAATATGCAGTCCGGAATCATCACTGATCAGTTTAATGAGTGAGCATTAA
- the LOC127526941 gene encoding trace amine-associated receptor 13c-like, with amino-acid sequence MQDELIDHVEYFCYYPGNVSCTKAVRTPSVSLLLYILAGVLVVVTFCGNFVVIISISHFNQLHTPTNLLILSLAVADFFVGVFIMPIIIIQSIETCWYFGKLFCYIYTFFIVLLTTVSMINLAMIAIDRYIAICHPLTYSNKITVQIGATAVAAIWISSATYSGTMMLSGGNTEGVIGVDPCPGDCALVFNSTWATIDLIFSFLLPVFIMVTLYSKIFLIAKRHAKTISTQQRSSLGKNKNISKKSERKAAKTLGIVVTVFILCWLPFYVCSLLNQFMNFAVSSVVAWACLWIGYINSGLNPIIYALFYPWFRKSFKLLITCKICNPGSSLISLMSEH; translated from the exons ATGCAAGACGAGCTAATCGATCACGTGGAGTATTTCTGTTACTATCCAGGCAATGTCTCCTGCACAAAAGCAGTTCGAACACCTTCAGTTTCTCTGCTACTTTACATTCTGGCGGGCGTTTTGGTAGTAGTAACATTTTGTGGAAATTTTGTGGTAATTATTTCTATATCTCATTTCAATCAACTTCATACACCAACAAATCTCCTAATTCTGTCTTTGGCCGTAGCAGATTTTTTTGTTGGTGTTTTTATTATGCCCATCATCATCATTCAGTCCATAGAAACATGCTGGTACTTTGGTAAgctattttgctatatatacacATTCTTCATTGTTCTTTTAACTACAGTTTCAATGATTAATTTGGCTATGATTGCTATTGACCGATACATCGCTATTTGCCATCCATtaacatattcaaataaaataacgGTTCAGATCGGCGCTACTGCTGTTGCAGCAATCTGGATTTCAAGCGCCACATATAGTGGTACAATGATGCTTTCTGGTGGAAATACTGAAGGAGTTATTGGAGTAGATCCTTGTCCAGGTGACTGTGCTCTTGTGTTCAATTCTACATGGGCTACGATAGATCTTATATTTTCGTTTCTTCTACCAGTTTTTATAATGGTAACTCTTTATTCGAAGATTTTTCTAATTGCAAAACGGCATGCGAAAACAATTTCTACTCAGCAAAGGAGCTCTTTAGGAAAGAATAAGAATATTTCTAAAAAATCGGAAAGAAAGGCAGCAAAAACGTTAG GTATAGTGGTCactgtttttattctgtgttGGCTACCATTCTACGTGTGTTCTCTCCTTAATCAGTTCATGAATTTTGCTGTGTCTTCTGTAGTAGCCTGGGCGTGCTTATGGATAGGATATATTAACTCTGGTCTTAATCCAATCATATATGCTCTGTTTTACCCCTGGTTTAGAAAATCATTTAAACTTTTAATAACGTGTAAAATATGCAATCCGGGATCATCTCTGATCAGTTTAATGAGTGAGCATTAA